The genomic segment TACGAGGTCATCCCGGAAGTGTGGCCGGGCGTGTAGACCGTCTCGATCGTCGCATCGCCGACCGCGAACTCGTCGCCGTCCGCCGCGAGGGTCGTTTCGTCGGCGTAGGTGACGCCGCGGTCGACCGACGCTTCGGGGATGATGCCCTCGACACCGGCGTCGTCGAACGCGCGGACGCCCGAGATGTGATCCGCGTGAATGTGCGTATCGATCGCGTACTGCAGGTCGGCGCCGAGTTCCGCGGCGTCCTCAAGGTACCGACTCGTGAACGCGCGCAGCGGATCGATCACGGCCGCCTCGTTGCCGGCGACGAGGAAGTAGCCGAGACAGCCGCTCGAGGGGCGCTGGTACTGGTAGAGCGTCCCCACGCCGTCGTAGCGCTCGACCTCGACGCGCTCGTAGATGCGGGCCCAGCCGTTCATTCCGTCCTCGAGGTGGTCGACGTCGTAACCGCGCTCTTTCAGCGTCCCGGCGACGTACTCGCTCGAGCCACCCTTCGCACAGAGGACCGTTATTTCACGATCCTCGGGGATCTGTGCAAGCACGTCGTCGTCGATCTCCTCGTCGAGGAACTCGAAGTAGGGCACGTTGATCGACTCGACGTTCTCGCCGTCGATGCTCCACTCTTCGAAGTCCGACTCCATGCGGGTGTCGAGGAGCGTAACGTCCTCTCCCGCGTCAATTCGTCCCTTCAGCTTCTCGGGACTGACCGATTCGATCTCGATGTCCGGCGTTGGAAAGTCCATGTCGTCCATGTTGTACAGGTTCCAGTATCGGCTACTGACACTTAAGGGTTTGCATAGTATTTTACAATATCTACAATATACTGGCCGAAGTGTGGCGAAGTAGATCAAAGATAGATACTGTTATTTGCGCGTGTACGGGCGATAAAGTGGATATTACAGCTTACATCCCGTTTCGGTAGTCGTTGAGGTGTTCGCGTATTGTACAATATTCGATGCCCTTATGAGGGAGCGGCCAATATTGTACGATAGCTCCAATACGGGGCACAGAAAACAATGAGTTCGGAATACCAGACCGCGGAGACGCTGGACGTGAAAGGACAGTCGTGCCCGATGCCCATCGTGAAGACCAAGCAAGCGATCGATGACCTCGAGGCCGGCGACGTCCTCGAGGTCGTCGCGACCGACTCGGGCAGCATGAGCGACATTCAGGGGTGGGCCGACGGCACCGACGGCGTCGAGCTCCTCGAGCAGGTCGAAGGGGACGACATCTACACCCACTACGTGAAGAAGACGGAATAATGAGTACGGACAACCAAACGACGTCGGTCGATGAACCGGACGCTGAATCCGAGTTCGACGCCGCCGAACTGCAGGCGCTGCGCGAGCGCGTCGAGGAATTAGAGGAGTCACTCGCGGAGGCGGACGCGGGCGACGACCAGAAGAAGATGACCATCGTCGCGACGCAGGGCAGTTTCGACATGGCGTACCCGCCGTTAATCCTCGCGAGCACGGCGGCCGCCTTCGACTGGGAGGTCGTCGTCTTCCACACGTTCTGGGGGCTCGACATCCTCCACGAGGAGCACTCGAAGGACCTCAAGCTGAGTGCCGTCGGCAACCCGAATATGCCGGTGCCGAACGCTGTCGCCGCGCTCCCCGGCATGGACACGATGGCCACGAAGATGATGCAGAAGAAGATCGACGAGAACGGGACCGCCACCATCGAAGAGTTGATCGATCTCTCGCTCGAGAGCGGCGTCGACCTCCAGGCCTGCCAGATGACGATCGAGCTGATGGACTACGACGAGGACGACTTCTACGACGGCGTCACCACCGGCGTCGGTGCGGCCACCGCGCTGCAACACATGGCCGAATCCGACATTCAGCTCCTCGTCTAATCCATGAGCGCCACCGAGTCAACGCGCTCAAAGCCGAGACTACACGTCCTCGAAGCGATTGTCGACGCGGAAGATGTCTCTCCGACTGCCCTCGAGCCACCGCTCAACGACGTTGTGGATCCTGCTGCGCTAGACCGATTGTTTGAACCGACCGCTGCTGACGACTCGGTCCGAGGCGGACACGTTTCGTTCCGGTACCGAGGGTGTGACGTGACAATCTCTTCGGATGGCAACATCAAACTGTCGTAAGAAGAGTTTGGGATTCGCTTCTACTACCCCGTCGAATAGATTTTCTGAACCATGAGAGGGAGAGAAAACTACAGCATAGACAATTCGTTTAGTGGTCATCGGTAGCGTACTTTTCTGACCCTGTAGCAAGAATGAAGATTGGTTTCTGAGATTTTACTCTTTAATCTCTGATTCGTGGTCATAACACACCCACCCCGACGCAATACCCCTATTCAACAGAGCAACTTCTACGACCCCTCGGCTATTGTCATTTTCATGTACCATTACATCCTGCGGTTGAATCACGCGACGCAGAAGGTCTGGAATCGATTAGTTACTGATCGATTCGCACTCCTACTTGCTGTCAGTTTCTCTTCTGGCTAAGGGGAAACAAAGCCACGCATCAAAATCATCCTCCGAGGTTGTGGACGATAAGACTACAGGGTGCCGAGCAGAGTCAGACTGTGCGGTTTCAACAGGATCGGTTATCGTGATCTGATAGACATATCTCACAGTATCGATTTGTGTTATTTGTTATCAACAGGGATCCGATGCTAAATAGTGGGCGCCGCTGCTGTTCACTCCGACCGTGCAACTCCTATATCGGCAACTGCAGAAGTATAGAGAAGAGCGTTGCAGGTTCAGATAGCCGAACAGCCACCGAAAGATCACGCACCAACTCCACCCAAACAATCATTGATTCACGACGCGTACATGATCTGGGAACGCACCCTGATTCGATGAGTTACACTATTCTTGATCATCCGGCCGACGTTAAATTCAGAACGACTGGAACAACCCTCGAAGAGGCATTTGCTAACGTTGTGTGCGCGGTGGCGAACATCGTCGAGAGCGAAAACATAATCGATCAACGTGATGAATCCAGTCTACAGCGTGAGATACAGATCGAGGCGGAGTCGAGAGAAGCGCTCTTGTTCGATTTTCTCGATCAACTGATCTTATTACAAGATCTGGAGGACGCTGTCGTCTCCCACGCCGAAGATCTCACGATTGTCGAAACGGAAAATAATACGTACACGTTATTGGCGACGATCGTCATTCGGCCTATTCCGTCTGGGAAAGCGTTCCTCGACGTTAAGGCGCCGACGTACAGCGAGATGCGCATTGAATCGAACGACGAATGGATTCTCGATGCAGTGCTCGATATCTAATTGATCGCCTGCGCTCATAGAGTCGAGTAGTCACAGAGAAGAAACCGATTGAAGGGACAATCGAGAGCAATAAGCAGTGCTACAGCGATAGATGTTTGGCCACGTTTGATCAGCAATCGTATTTTATGACTGCGAATGGTACGTCGAGTGGTGTTTTAATGACTAACCAGCACAATATTTCACAATCACTTGTAAGGATAGAGAATCTCAAACTACCGGATAGCTCCCCGATCGAACAAGTTGATCTCGATTCGATCGAGACATACCGAAACCGCAGGGGTGATGTCTATGTTCGATGATCGAACCGACGCCGGAGAACAACTTGCGGCAGCGGTATCTGAACAAAATATCGATGCGGACGTTGCCCTCGCAATTCCTCGAGGTGGACTCCCGCTCGGAAGAATCGTTGCCGACGAGCTTGGCATCCCGCTCGACGTCGTCGTGGCGAAGAAGATCGGCGCACCGGGGAATCCCGAGCTGGCGATCGGTTCAGTGGCGAGCGACGGTTCCGTCTGGCTCAACGACGATTTGATTAGTCAGCTCTCGGTCGATGAAGAGTACGTCAAAACACAGCGAGAGGAAGTAGCGATGGCTGCGAGAGCGAAAGCGGACCAGTACCGGGCGGGTCGAGACGCGATCGATCTCGAGGGAAGGCGCGTAATCGTCGTCGACGACGGTGTTGCGACCGGTGCGACGACTCGAGGGTGTCTCCGACGCGTCCACAACGCCGGTGCCGCACACGTGACGCTCGCCGTCCCCGTCGGGCCGCCGGAGGAGATCGAACGCCTGCGCGACGAGGCCGACGCCGTCGTCTGCGTCGAAACGCCGGCTTGGTTCGGCGCCGTCGGCCGGTTCTACCGTACGTTCGGACAGGTATCGGATACGGAGGCAATGCGATATCTCGATGTCAACGAATCGGGCTCCGAGTAGGTTTCTTGACCTGGTTCGTGATCGACGAACCATGGGTAGGTCGTCTCTGTAACGACGGTGTAGTATTACTCTGGAAGCTTGCGGAACTGTTACGGCCTTCGAGGCTCTTTGATGCTGAAAACCGCTCGAGCACCCCACGAGATCATTCTTCCGGTTCGACTTGAGACGCTCGTGCCACCAGAACCGACACAGAGGCGCCGTGTACCACTCGTTCAGCGACACTTCCGAGCAAGAACCGGTTGAGGCCACGGCGGCCGTGTGTGCCCATCACGATGAGATCAGCGTCGTGCTCGTCGGCGTATTCGAGGATCCGCTCGTGGGGCGATCCTTCCTCGACTGCGGTGATCACATCGACCCCGTCCGGTGCGCGGTTCGCCGCCGTCTCTGTCACGGTCTCGCCTTCGGCCTTGAACGCTTCGACCATTCGATCGATAGATAGGTCGAACGGATAGCGCTGCTCGATATCCATCACATACAGCACGTGTACTGTCGCAGTGAACCGTTCAGCTATTTCGTAGGCTTGTTTCACGGCGCTGTTGGCGGCGTCGCTTCCGTCGGTCGGAACCAA from the Natronococcus sp. AD-5 genome contains:
- a CDS encoding sulfurtransferase TusA family protein, translating into MSSEYQTAETLDVKGQSCPMPIVKTKQAIDDLEAGDVLEVVATDSGSMSDIQGWADGTDGVELLEQVEGDDIYTHYVKKTE
- a CDS encoding archease; its protein translation is MSYTILDHPADVKFRTTGTTLEEAFANVVCAVANIVESENIIDQRDESSLQREIQIEAESREALLFDFLDQLILLQDLEDAVVSHAEDLTIVETENNTYTLLATIVIRPIPSGKAFLDVKAPTYSEMRIESNDEWILDAVLDI
- a CDS encoding MBL fold metallo-hydrolase: MDDMDFPTPDIEIESVSPEKLKGRIDAGEDVTLLDTRMESDFEEWSIDGENVESINVPYFEFLDEEIDDDVLAQIPEDREITVLCAKGGSSEYVAGTLKERGYDVDHLEDGMNGWARIYERVEVERYDGVGTLYQYQRPSSGCLGYFLVAGNEAAVIDPLRAFTSRYLEDAAELGADLQYAIDTHIHADHISGVRAFDDAGVEGIIPEASVDRGVTYADETTLAADGDEFAVGDATIETVYTPGHTSGMTSYLIDDSLLATGDGLFVESVARPDLEEGDEGAEDAARQLYESLQERVLTLPDDTLIGGAHFSDAAEPAADGTYTAPIGQLVDEMDALTMDEDEFVELILSDMPPRPANYEDIIPTNLGQQEADDEEAFELELGPNNCAASQESLAGD
- a CDS encoding HalOD1 output domain-containing protein, which gives rise to MSATESTRSKPRLHVLEAIVDAEDVSPTALEPPLNDVVDPAALDRLFEPTAADDSVRGGHVSFRYRGCDVTISSDGNIKLS
- a CDS encoding universal stress protein; the encoded protein is MYHTILVPTDGSDAANSAVKQAYEIAERFTATVHVLYVMDIEQRYPFDLSIDRMVEAFKAEGETVTETAANRAPDGVDVITAVEEGSPHERILEYADEHDADLIVMGTHGRRGLNRFLLGSVAERVVHGASVSVLVARASQVEPEE
- a CDS encoding phosphoribosyltransferase, with protein sequence MFDDRTDAGEQLAAAVSEQNIDADVALAIPRGGLPLGRIVADELGIPLDVVVAKKIGAPGNPELAIGSVASDGSVWLNDDLISQLSVDEEYVKTQREEVAMAARAKADQYRAGRDAIDLEGRRVIVVDDGVATGATTRGCLRRVHNAGAAHVTLAVPVGPPEEIERLRDEADAVVCVETPAWFGAVGRFYRTFGQVSDTEAMRYLDVNESGSE
- a CDS encoding DsrE/DsrF/DrsH-like family protein; the protein is MSTDNQTTSVDEPDAESEFDAAELQALRERVEELEESLAEADAGDDQKKMTIVATQGSFDMAYPPLILASTAAAFDWEVVVFHTFWGLDILHEEHSKDLKLSAVGNPNMPVPNAVAALPGMDTMATKMMQKKIDENGTATIEELIDLSLESGVDLQACQMTIELMDYDEDDFYDGVTTGVGAATALQHMAESDIQLLV